The Leptospira wolbachii serovar Codice str. CDC genome segment ACTTTTTCCATTCGCCCGGAAACATACGTGACTTTCAATTCCTCACGACTTAAGGCAAAGGTATAAATAAAACCTGAATCACGAAGTTTACCATCTGAAGATTCAGTACAAAGTCCACACTGCAAACATTTTCCATAATCAAACTGAACTTCTGAATCAGATACAATTCGAATCGCTTTGGTGGGACAAACTGCCGCAGATGGACCTAGGGAACCAGATCCTTCCTTCATCTTTGCCGTAGGTACAGGAATGCCACGACTTGTCGGATGAACAGGAGAGGCTGTATCAAAATTCAACACATTCTTAGGAAAAATAAAGCTCTTCAACTCATATAAGAAATTCATAGATCAAACCCAACATAACTAAGATTAAATGATTTATTATTCAAAGGAAAATCTCCGACTTGTTCTCCACGAACTGCCAACTCCAAAGCATGCCAATTCAACACAGATGGATCACGAATATAAGAATTTTTCACAAGACCTTCATTATCGAAATCCAAAGACACAAGTAAAGGACCACGCCATGCTTCCACCGCAGCTGTATAAATCCCCGCTTTCGGTTTCCAATCTTTTTCAATCTGGTTCCCTTGGGTTCTATCATTTTCTGACCATAAAGCTTCCCAATCCAAATCATCCAAATGTGTTTCCATCCATTTTAATGATTGTTCAATTTCCGTATAACGGATGTACATACGAGCCCAAACATCTCCATTATAATGATGGTGTTCTTCCTTTAGTGGCAACGCAGTCCAACCTGGATAATCAGGATTATCAATTCTTAAGTCATCTTCTACTCCGGCCATCCGAGCAACCATCCCTAAGAATCCATTTTTCTCGACATCGAGTTCAGAAATAAAACCGCAACCCTGCATCCTTTCTTTTAAAGTAGAAACAGAAAGAGCTCTTAATATCTGTGGACGAACTCGTTTAAAATAAACTTTTTTTAAATTAAAAAAAGCGTCTTTTGCTTGTTTTGCGGTAATGCGTTTATTGACTCTAACTCGACCCGGACGAACTGCTGCTTTTCCAAAACGATTTCCCGTCCATGTTTCCATAAGACCCAGGGCAGCCCCTCTATCCGTAACGCAAACCCCATAAAGCGGGTAATAACCTATATCTTCCGAAATCCCACCTAAATCCCCAATATGAACTGCAATTCGTTCCAACTCGACTAGAAAGGAGCGAAATAAAGCGATATTTTGGGAAACCTTTATCCCAATCATTTCTTCATAAACTTTACTAAAGCAGACCGCATAACCAACACTAGTATCACCAGAAATGGTTTCAGAAAAAGGCAGAACCACTGACATTGATTTCCCTAGAATTTTTTCACGAATCCCTCTGTGTTGAAAACCCAAACGAATCGTTAGGTGACGGATTTCTTCTCCCTCTACGATAAAACGGAAGTGCCCCGGTTCGATAATTCCTGCGTGAATCGGACCCACAGCATGAGAATAAGTTCCTTCGTGAAAAGGAACATGCAATCCATGATAGGCCAAGTCCCGGACAATTCCCGTTTTCTGATGTAAAGAAAGGTTTTTACCTCTATTGTCAGATAAATAATCTTCTTCCTTTAGATCCGAATAATCTTCAACTCCCATATCCTGCCCAAAGGCATGACGAACAAGCCAAACCGGATATTGCGGATCCAAAAGAAAATCAATATTACTTTTTTTAGATCCTACTTCTTCGCGGATCATTTTTTGATCACGAATCACATACTGGTGGTAGACACCATCGAAATTAGTAATGCCTGTTATCTTTTCCATATATGTTCTGCCATTAGATATGTTAAACCGTATGAACCAACCATTACGGTGAATAAAAAACTAAACCAAAAGAATACCAACCGTGTTTGTAGTATTCCATATACCCCTGATTCAAAATTCCGATTGGGCAAACGAACCAAAGGTAATACTTTGTTAAGTGCGATGAAAAAGAAAATGGCTCCAACGATGGGGAACAAAAACAACAAGAACATTTTTTGTTTGATCGCAATCTCTATAACTTTTAAATCCAAAACAAAAACAGGAGATAAAGGAAATACGAATGCTACAAGCAGTGCTAACAAATACATATACAATGCTTTATGGCTAAGGGAAGATTTTTCTAGAATCTGAGAGATGTTCCTTTTCCCTGCATCCATCCGTAAAATCCCCATTGATAGAAAAACCAATAGTTTCACAAGGACCGTTGTTGTTAACAGAAAGTAAAACACATCATCAGATACATCTAACCACAAAAATAAAGTGAGCATCCCTGTATGGAAAAGTGCCACCTTAGCTGAAATCCGACGAATGTCTTCTCGTGAAAAAAGAATTAAGGTAGAATATAGGATGGTTAAAACACCGATAAAAAGTATTCCATTGGCTGCGTTAATCACATGCGGATTGATCTCGCGTTCTAACTGTATCAGAGGACGTAAAGCAAGAACCACACTTACTGGTACAAAAGAGGCGATTAAAGAAGAAATTTGACTTGGACTCTCCGCATAAGTATCTCCCACCCAAAAGTGATTGGGAACAAGTCCCAACTTTCCGCTGTAACCGTAAACGGTAAGCAGGATTCCTGTTTCAATCAAAAGCCCACTTTGACCAACTAACCCTTGCTTTAGGGAAACAAAATCTAAATTTTCCAATGGAGTAGAAGCAAACAAAAGAATTACAATTCCTAAGAATGCAAGTCCAAGAGCATAGGAATTGATTAGCAAAAACTTCCAACCAACATGAAAAGAACGTTCTGTACCACTAGAGGAAATAAGCAATGCCCCAAAAAGCGTAGATGCTTCAATCAAGATCCACTTAAGAACAATATTATCAGTAAACCAGGAGTAAAACAAAGAACCAAAAAAACAAATCTTCAAAATGCTCCATAACCAAATCCGAGTTTGTCCTTTCGTCGGCGCCAAAACGGAAACAAAAAAATAACAAGGAAAGCCAAAACTCCAGAAAAATAAAACAGCTGCGCCATCATAGTTTTCTCTCCTTCGTATGCATGTGAGGAGAGAGTTGCAAAATTCCCCCAGAAACAATAACAAGAATGGCATCCAAAAAGGACCCAAACTCAAGGCCCACCGGTAGACCTTTGTCTAAAACCATAGTCAAAACAAAAATTCCGTTTTCAAAAACACAAAACCCCGCAATAAGAGCAAGCCAGTTTCGCCTAACAACAAAACAGAGTATACCCACATACACGAGTAAAATCACATAAATGAGTCCAATTTTATGAACAGGAATCGAAAGAACGGACACACCTTCAGTAATCTTAACTGCTAAAACCAAACCGAGTACCATAAATAACAAGGTGGCAAGGTATCCAAAACGAGGGGCTGTACTTTCATTCATCTTGGATTTATTTGCTGTCCAATTCAAAACCCAAGGAGTTAAGATTCCCTTAAACAAAACAACCATCACGATTAGTGAGATGGCATGTTTCCAATCTCCTTCATGCGTTTGTAAAACAGGGAAAACCAAAAGGAACCCTTGAGCGCTTAGAAAAAAAATAATACGACTCAACCGGTTTTCTACCAAGACCACAACACCGGTGAGTAACAATAATAAATAGATAAAATCGTATATCATAATAACCCTTAAGACAGTTTAACTAAAGTGCCTAATATTAAAATCGCAATGAATGTTAAGCCCATAAACTCAGGGATCCAAGTCCATTTCCTGCGAACACTATTTGACTCCCAAAACCCTAGGATGATCGCGAGGAGTATGACCATCGGTGCAATCATCAGCTCTCTTGCAAAACTATCCAAAACGTCATTTTTAAATAACTTAGAATGTTCAAGTGCCAACTTCACAAGAAAAACAAGTAGTGTAGACAGTTTGATAGAGCTGGCTAAATCAAAAATTCCTAACTGTTTTCCCGAAGCTTCCAGAATCATTGCCTCGTGAACCATTGTTAGCTCCAAGTGAGTTCTTGGATCATCAAATGGTGGTTTTGCGAGCTCAGCAAGAATTGCAATAAAGGCTAAAGAAAGAAAGAGTAAACCGATAAGGGCCCCTTGTGGACTTACTGAAATTTCGATATGGGACTGTGCCGCTAGAATCATCAAAATAAAAGTGGGTTCGACCATGACCGAAAGTAAAATCTCTCTTCCAGAAGCCATCCCTCCAAAAGAAGAAGCCCCTTCCATCGCAAAACTCACGTATGCGAACCGGTAAAGAGCAAGGAAAAATGGAATGAGAATAAATGGAGCCCACTCAAACAATACCACACTCCAAATCATCAGAGCCGAAAACAATGCCACCCTCGGTGCCAAATGTGTAAAATCGGAAATGTTTGTATGCGAAATTGGATTTTTTCTTAGCGATTTGTCCACTTCCCAAAAAAACTGAAGTAATTTTGGGCCACGCCGTCCTTGAGCATAGGCACGAACTTTCCGTATAATACCCGTTAAGAGAAAAGGCATCACAACAAAAAGAATAACTAGATAAAAATAATACAAAAATGAATTCATCTACAAACCTCCGAAGTCACCCAAAATAAGCAGTGAAAAAATGAAGATCAGAAACATAGAAGAGATCGCCAGGTATTTACTAACGTCCTCTTCCTTGGGATGATTTGTTGCTGACATAAATCTCGTACCCAATCTAAAAAAGGAAGTAATTCCTCTTATTAGAAAGGAATCCACTTTTGACTCGCCGGTTTTACTTAAAAAATATCGACCAAGCGAATTCCTTAGTGGTAGAGAGAATACAGAGGTCGGTATGGAAAGTTCATGACCACTGTAACCCCCTCCACAATCCCAGTTTTTTGTTTTTGGTTTTCCGAATCGTTTTAATTGATAATGATCATACAAACGGAAAATAAAAACAGCACCAACAGTGACGTATGATACCAATGCTAAAGTCCAAAACCAATCCGCTAACTGCGGATCCACAAAAGGACTTAACATTGGCAAACGAACAAAGTAAGGCAAAACTAAAGGAAAGATAAAAATCACTAAAGCCAAACTAAACAAAGATATGGTTACCCATCGTCTCTTTTGCTCCCCAAAAGGTTGAATATTAATGTCTTTACCCGGAGTAGACAAAAACAAACTCATAAACAATTTGATATGAGTGAATCCACCAAGGACAATTCCAAAGAAGATAAATATCATAGAAGGCAAAAGGAAAACCGAACGACCGATGGGCATATCTAAGATGCGAGCATTCAGATAAAAGTATGTTGCTTCAGAAACAAATCCCAGAGTTCCAGGTAGGACCGCATAACTAAATGTACCTGCTCCAAGTAACAGTGGAGAAATTCCGAGTAATCTACCAATCCCCTTTAGTTCATCGCTGGAACTTGAATTTTTGAGTCTTGCCACCATACCGATTGAGAACAACTGAAATGTTTTTGAAAAGGAATGGTGAAATAAACTTAAGAAAAACAAAATTCGAAAAGAATTACTCAGATTCATAAGCTCAGCATCAACAGAAAATTGAAACATACCTGCTATGATCAAACATAACCATAAAAAATTAATCGATTCAACGGAACTATAAGCCAATGATATTTTCGGATCTTTGTGAAAGAAACTGGTGATACCACCAAAAAAAATTCCAAGTGCTGCCAGTGGAAACAAAACCTGGTAAATAATAGGATCCA includes the following:
- a CDS encoding hydrogenase large subunit, translated to MEKITGITNFDGVYHQYVIRDQKMIREEVGSKKSNIDFLLDPQYPVWLVRHAFGQDMGVEDYSDLKEEDYLSDNRGKNLSLHQKTGIVRDLAYHGLHVPFHEGTYSHAVGPIHAGIIEPGHFRFIVEGEEIRHLTIRLGFQHRGIREKILGKSMSVVLPFSETISGDTSVGYAVCFSKVYEEMIGIKVSQNIALFRSFLVELERIAVHIGDLGGISEDIGYYPLYGVCVTDRGAALGLMETWTGNRFGKAAVRPGRVRVNKRITAKQAKDAFFNLKKVYFKRVRPQILRALSVSTLKERMQGCGFISELDVEKNGFLGMVARMAGVEDDLRIDNPDYPGWTALPLKEEHHHYNGDVWARMYIRYTEIEQSLKWMETHLDDLDWEALWSENDRTQGNQIEKDWKPKAGIYTAAVEAWRGPLLVSLDFDNEGLVKNSYIRDPSVLNWHALELAVRGEQVGDFPLNNKSFNLSYVGFDL
- a CDS encoding proton-conducting transporter transmembrane domain-containing protein yields the protein MKICFFGSLFYSWFTDNIVLKWILIEASTLFGALLISSSGTERSFHVGWKFLLINSYALGLAFLGIVILLFASTPLENLDFVSLKQGLVGQSGLLIETGILLTVYGYSGKLGLVPNHFWVGDTYAESPSQISSLIASFVPVSVVLALRPLIQLEREINPHVINAANGILFIGVLTILYSTLILFSREDIRRISAKVALFHTGMLTLFLWLDVSDDVFYFLLTTTVLVKLLVFLSMGILRMDAGKRNISQILEKSSLSHKALYMYLLALLVAFVFPLSPVFVLDLKVIEIAIKQKMFLLFLFPIVGAIFFFIALNKVLPLVRLPNRNFESGVYGILQTRLVFFWFSFLFTVMVGSYGLTYLMAEHIWKR
- a CDS encoding NADH-quinone oxidoreductase subunit H, with protein sequence MNSFLYYFYLVILFVVMPFLLTGIIRKVRAYAQGRRGPKLLQFFWEVDKSLRKNPISHTNISDFTHLAPRVALFSALMIWSVVLFEWAPFILIPFFLALYRFAYVSFAMEGASSFGGMASGREILLSVMVEPTFILMILAAQSHIEISVSPQGALIGLLFLSLAFIAILAELAKPPFDDPRTHLELTMVHEAMILEASGKQLGIFDLASSIKLSTLLVFLVKLALEHSKLFKNDVLDSFARELMIAPMVILLAIILGFWESNSVRRKWTWIPEFMGLTFIAILILGTLVKLS
- a CDS encoding proton-conducting transporter transmembrane domain-containing protein, whose protein sequence is MLEDERISIFRSVLVGISALSPLAIFLFSDYDILSVDFPILVGLVIQAYIGFSSFMLVQSYEPKEKNKVTIGYIIFWSALGVCYLSGKSLILPIALEVTSFSTILIYSGTEFGKKQIESLGSLLLASGISALFLSAWVILPDGDNVGIILLLVGLLIKSGFSGFHLWIPKVNEGGPSHALGAFAGVLEVFPLLLFYRYVLPNQLDPIIYQVLFPLAALGIFFGGITSFFHKDPKISLAYSSVESINFLWLCLIIAGMFQFSVDAELMNLSNSFRILFFLSLFHHSFSKTFQLFSIGMVARLKNSSSSDELKGIGRLLGISPLLLGAGTFSYAVLPGTLGFVSEATYFYLNARILDMPIGRSVFLLPSMIFIFFGIVLGGFTHIKLFMSLFLSTPGKDINIQPFGEQKRRWVTISLFSLALVIFIFPLVLPYFVRLPMLSPFVDPQLADWFWTLALVSYVTVGAVFIFRLYDHYQLKRFGKPKTKNWDCGGGYSGHELSIPTSVFSLPLRNSLGRYFLSKTGESKVDSFLIRGITSFFRLGTRFMSATNHPKEEDVSKYLAISSMFLIFIFSLLILGDFGGL